The genomic DNA CCCAACACAGACACCTGGGCCGAGCCCTGTCCCTGGGATGTCCCAGCCCCCACAGCACTCTCTCTGACTAGGAGGGTCTGAGGGCTGGCTGTGCCATCAGGCATGGGTAGGAGGAGCAGGAGCCTAAGCAAGAGCAAGGTGGGGGCCGAGCTCACTGAGCAGGATCTGAGCTCTGCCAGGAGCCGGAGGCCCATGAGCAGGCACCAGAGTTCATGCCAGGGCTCCCTAGGGGTAGCCAGCTTTGAACAAGAGCCTGCCTCCGCAGGAGGCCTTGGGGATCCAGCAGAGGAGGTATAGCAAAGCCCATAGGAAGCCACCCCTCCCTGAGCCACAGCTCCCTCCTTGCCCCACAGCCAGTGCCCTGCCTATAGGACACCGTGTTCAGAGCCCCTGGGCCCTCCTTCCAGAGCCAGGGAGCCTGCCACAGCCCTGAGGGCACTCACATGGAAACGTTCCGGAAGGCTGTGTCATTTCCCTGGCTGTTGGAGAGTGGGATTGTGTGAGGTCCATACACTGAGTGCTGAGTGACAAGAAGGAGCAGCACCAGGAGGGCCGGGACCCCTGAGAGATGAGACAGAGGCTTGGGATCTGTCAGGTGACCCCAGAGAAGGGCTGGTCCTAGGTCCCCAGGGCCATTAAAACAGAATTCCActgagcaggcagggaggggaagggatggTTCTGAGCCCCAGCCTCTGCCATACAGTCCAACTTCAGAGCACTTAACCTGGAGGTCTTAGAGGAGGCTGCTTTCCAAGGTGGCATTATGAGGGCTCTAGGGTGGGATGGTAGTGGCAGTAGCAGTGGGGAGATGGAGCTAATGGGACAGAGATTAGAGAAATTCATGAGGGAACCAAGATAATAAAGAGGGGCTAGGATGGTGATAGAGGTACCCATGAAGGTGGCGCAGAGATTGTGGTGAAGAtgaggatggtggtgatgatggaggtggtggtgatggtgatggtggagtTGGAGGTAGAAGTTGGAGGTAGTGGTGGCATTGATGATGGTGTTGGAGTTCCTGTGGAGATGACAGTAGAGGCGATGGTGGTGTTGGAGGTAGACGAGGTGATGGTGGAAGTGTTGGAAGTGATGGTGATGGAGGTGCTGGAGATGGAGGAGATGAGGTGTTGGAGGTAGAATGGGCGACAAAAATAGAGGTGCAGAAAGTAGTGGTGAGCACTGACAGGGATGACGAGCAGCTCTCATGGCAGTGGCCACTAcgatgaggaagaggagaaagagagggcgAGAGTGGGTAGACGCCCTGTCTGGCTGGACACCTCAGAccgcaggaggggagggaggctctGCTCACCCCAGCCCACCGCGCAGAGCTTGAGCAAGTATCGGTGGATGTAGATGTTGTAGACACGCCCAAGGAGGAGGTAGAGGTTGAAGCCTTCAATGGCCATCCAGGTGAGGCAGCTGAGCAGCGCAAAGTGCATGATGGCAGCCAGTGCTTTGCACGCCGCCGTCTCGGACGTGGAGGGCAGAGCCAGCGAAGGACTCAGCAGGAAGGTCACATTGAGGAGCAGCACGGAGGCATGCAGGTTCATGTGGATACGTGTTATGGAGTCACCCTGCTGCCTGCGGGTGGAAGCATGGCCTTCCATGGCCTGGAGACATCACAAGCAGTGCCACCCCCCAGGGCTCATGGACACATAATAATGGGTACTactgaggctggggtggggatggagatCGACCAGCAGCCACCACAGCACAGCTGCTCTCCTacctcccagcctccaccccctGGAGAAACCCACCCCACTCTGGGGGATCAATTAGATAAGAAGGAGGGGTGCTGAGCAGCAGTGGGTAGGCAGGCCCAGCACGGGGGCAGGGGAATACCTGGCTTGGAAGTGCAGCAGCAGAGTGAGTAGTGAGGCCACCATGGAGATGCTGCAGCCCACCAGGGAGATGTACGTGAGAGGGGCCAGCAGCTCTTCAGGAATCGGAGCTGGAGAGAGTTGctgcaggaaggaaaggagagatgggGGACAAAAGCATGGGAATGCCTTCCCCACGGTGACAGGGACCTGCTAAGACCTCAGCTCCAAACACCCCTGCCCCACACAAACCCCACCATGGTCTTggcttgaaaagaaaaaaaaagaaaaaaaaaaagcccagcgGACACAGTGGCTTTTGCCCCCCTCAACtcccatctctcctttctctatgAGAAGCTTCCCTCTCTCACTGTCTATGCACATGGGCGATCCCACCATGTGTGAACAGGTGTTGAACAGGTGTACCAGGCCTGACTTATCAGAGCCCTTCCTTCTCCTGCCCAGTAATTGGTCGAGGGGTGGGAATGTGACACACTCCCAAgcagtgggactccatcccaagactagCTGGCTGACTTGGGTAAGAGAAGCTCCCCTTCTATTGGCCTAAATAAGCTAGCAGGATATGAGCCTGGATTTGCTAGCAGCCATATTATTATCCTGTAGGGAAATCCTGTCTGAAGGCTAGGCCAGCACAAAGCAAGCACAGTTGGGAGATAGAGACAGAGCCCTGTCTTGGTGATATTGAGCATCTGGATCAAGCCATGCCTGAAGCCTAACATAGCTTCTTCAGCAACATGAGTTCATaagtttctcttttcctctccttaagCCCATTTGGGTTGTATTTTCTGTCCCCTACACCAGCCTTTGCTTTGGTTGCTCCTCTTGCCTAGACATGGGGCCCTTTCTAGCTTTGACTCCCCTCACCCAGACTGGATGCACACGTACCATGAGAACAGCAAAGTAGCTGAGGTGATTGCAGCGGCAGAGCACCTGGGAAGGTGAGGGCTGCTCTGTGCGACAGCCCTCAGAACTCCAGGCCCCCCAGTAATCCTTGCTGGCTCCTTCCTTCCAGAAGACACAGGTTGCTGTGTAGCCTTCCTAAGGAGAGAGGCTGGAGTTGGGTGCATCCAAGAGGTGTGGGGGAGGGCTGTGGGTCAGAGTCTGGAAATTGCACCCTGGTCAACATTTTACCAGGCACTGGCTGGGCTTTGGCATCAGACAGATCCAGATTCCAGCCTTGCCCATACTATGGACTCTCAGAGCAACCCGGGCAAGGGACcgagcttctctgagcctcagcttattcatctgcaaagtggaatCATCTATACCCAAGTCCCAAGGATGCTATTAAATTCCAGGCACCAAGGGATCTTGAATGTCCAGCTCTGGCTGGACAGTGGGTGCTCTATAATCAAGtgtcccctttcctctcctcttcatgGGGAACAAAGATGGTGCAGACCCATATCCCCCAGGAGGGACACTCATCCACAGACAACCCTGATGCCAAGTCTTGCGGATGGAGGGATGGGAGGAATCACACAGGCAGCGCCATGGAAAACCACTGAggcggacacctgggtggctcagtggttgagcctctgcctttggttcagggtgtgatcccggggtcctgggatccagtctcacactgggctccccacagggagcctgcttctccctcagtctgtgtctctgcctctctctgtgtgtctcttatgaataaataaaatcttaaaagaaaaaagaaaaccactgaggaaggggcagagaagtcccagggagggaagggacacCCAGAGCACGGAGGTTAGAGGACACAAGCGGATTCCAGGGGAAGCAAActgcaggggcagagggcagagcaaagaaagaaaaggatgatgGAGAAATTGAGAGTGGGGAGCAGTCCCGAGGAGGCTGATGGGAAGTCAGGGAAGAGCCTAGGGGCTCTGGGCTTTTCAGAAATGCCAGGGCCAGAAGGGCAGAGGCATCAAAGCTTACACCCACCCAGCagcccttctccctttctccaggaTCAGCTTCTGCACCTCCCTTGAGGACCCATGCCTCCCCCCATGCCAGGTCAGATGAATCCAGCCCAGTGCCTGAGCCATGTGACTCAGGCCTGGCCAATCCACACGTTCCATCAACTTGGTTCAGGGATGGACACATGACCCAGTCAGACATTTAGGACTCTATTCTGAGCCCCTGGTTTGCACTGATGAGGAAGAGCCtgctgggaagaggggagggaagtcCAGCACGTAAGCTGCCATCTGGCCAGAGCAGAGAGCCAAGGCAGAAAACCACTGCTGAGAGATAACAAGAGGTCGAGCCAGGATGGCATTGTATCAGCCCCTGGATCCAGTCATGCCTGAAGCCAGACAGCTCTGGGCATTTCATTTACATGAGCCGCTCAATTCCTTTTTGTGCTTAAGCTGGCTTGACTTGGCTTCATATCACTTGCAATTCCTGGAGTCCTGCCTGGGGGcccccccgggtggctcagttggttaagctcctgACTccccatctcagctcaggtctccatctcagggtcctgagctcaagtcccacgttgggctccacactgggtgtggcacctacttaaaatgaaaaagcaaatccTGCCTAAGTAAaaccttctctctctgacttctttGACAGGAGTTTTCAAACTGTGATAGGTTCGAAattgttcattttcaaaatgcttcCACAGATTTGGGTTTAGTCAAGCCAATGTTCAACAGGAGCGAGCCACaaggggcaggggtgaggtggaAACGGGGGTGCCCCCCACAAGTACCAGGCTCCGGTTGTGCCAAAAGCTGATGTTGACCGGGTCCCTGAGGTTGTTCACATGTCCACGCCCCAGCTGGGCCCCCAGGACGTAGTTATTGAGCAGAGATGAGTTGGTGTTCTGGAAGGACAGCAAGAGAAGGGCTGACTGCAGGGGACACAGGGAGACCCCGGCTGAGGGCTAAGAGCCCCCTTCACCAGCCCCTCCCCCGGACGAGAGCAAGCAGGCGTGCCTCACATGTCCAGCGTGGGCCAGCCTCCCAGCCTTCACACATGCTGCCCCCTCCATCCCTCACCTCTCTGCCAAGTGCTGAGTACATTCTAGCTCAGCCTAACCAACCACTGTCCTAACTCACTTTCAGAGCCAAAGTTAAAAGGCACCTTTGTCTACCTCCCACTCAGTTACAGCACACACATAGGTTTCTTCTAAGTGGGCCTTCCCACGATTTTCCTAAAACTGAGAAGGGGCCATGGACGGTCCCACCTGGTGCTGGTCCCTGCCCAGAGGCTAGCCAAGGGCACAGATGCCCACAGCGCCCCCAGGAAGGGGCCCCGCAAGACACTGACCTGGAAAAAGTGGTCTGTGAAGAAGTAGATGCAGATGAGCCGCAGCTCCCTGGGGCGGGTCCTACAGGCGTCCTGGGTCAGCTCCGCGGGGAACTGCATGGCGTGGGGGACCCAGGCCTGTGGAGGGCAGGGACAGGCTGAGCCCGGTGTCCTCTGCCTCCAGAGCCGGCCCCAGAGCTTTCACTGCCCCTCTGTCCTTGTGAAGCCTTCCCGGCCTTATCCCAGGCGGGTCATTCCTCCAAGCCTCCACCTGCAGAGCTCTCTCCTCGAAGGCTGCACCTCTTCTCAAACTGGCCGAGATCCAGCCCTCCCTCCAGGCTGCCCCTGCCTTGAATTATTCCCACCCAACTGGGGCCCCTGGGGATGGAGCTTCTCGGCCTTCagcacccaggcattccaaggaCGCTGGATCCCCTGGCCTCTCCTACAGCTGCCTCCCCACCCACAGACCTGCAAAAGCAGGAAGAGGACACTGCCCTTGAGGGGCCACAGGGTACCCCCTTTATCCATCATTTGCATGAGGAacattagccccattttacagaggaggcaaCTTACCAGGCTATGAGGGCAGACCAGATTAGTTTCAGGGAAGGAGGACGGGGAGTCCAGACCTTAAGGCCTTGGACGATTTTTTGTGGGGGGAGAGGCACTGGCTGGGCCCCATCCTGACCACCTCTGACCTGGGGGACCCGCTTCATGGTAGTGCTGTTCAGCGAGAGGCCAGCAAAGTTGCAGCCCAGCTTGAAGATCAGCGCCTGGATGTTGGGCGTCTGCAAGGTCAGGTTGCTGCCCCCAAAGCTGGCGTTCAACAGGCTGCACTCCAGGTCCCGGATGAGGCTGAGGGCGAGAGAGTTGACCAGGGTTTGTGGTAGGGcttggggcaggaggggccccAGGTGGCCGAGAAGGGCGCCTCCCCCAACCAGCATGGGCCACTCCCGTCTCCAGACCTTTGCACACAGTGTCCCTGGCACATCTCACCTCTCCACCTGCCTCATTCGCATCTCCTCATTACCTCACATTCTGGTCCAGGCTTGTTGGCACCTCCTTCGGGAAGCCTTTTTTGGGTGTTCTCTGCCGGCTGAGTGAAATGCCCCATAGTCCCTGTGCTTCCCTGGCCACTCATTCAGAGTTGCAAGGCCATCAGATCACAGAGCCACCCTGGAGGACCCAATCTGAGTCTTGGAGCTCCTTTCCAGAACTATGTAGAGACCCAGAATCCCACATCCAGTTGCATGGCATCCATAGTTAAAGGGCCCTCAAGCAGGCAGCAGATTTGATGAGGGCAGGGCTACGTTTATCCTGCATCTCTAGAGCCTGGTGCCAGGCACAccgtaggtactcaataaatgcaggTTGAATAGATGGATTAATGCTCTACCCTGGACAACCCTGAACTGTACAACCCTGGACCACTGATTCAAGGCACAAGCTGGGTATGGGAGGCACAGCTGACTCTAGGCAGACAAGGAGGACCGCCCAACTCACCCAGGAAGAGAAATTGAGCTGCGGCTCCTGACCATCCTCTCCAGCTTCTTCATCCAGTGCAGGGGTTCTTGGGATGCCTCTGCAGGGAGCAGGTCAGACTTCCACTTTGGTCTCCATCCCTGggcctcccaccccagccttggCCTTGCTACTGCCCCTGAATGCCTCAGGGCCCCCTTTCAAGCTCCCTTGGTTTGAGGCATCCCCCTTTCACATCACAGCCAGGGGCCCGGGCAAGGATGGCTCCCCAGCTCAGTGGCACCTTCTTACCCATGGTCTCACTCTGAGCAGTCATGAAGCATAAACAGAGGAAAAAGACCCCCCAGGGATCCATGTCCTGGACCTCGTCTCTTCCAAGAACCAGCTCCCACCCTAGAAAAGATGCATGCCTTTGTCATCTTTGACAATGATCTCTAACTTCTAGGTGTCTGGCATGTCCCAAGGGTAGGACAtctagcatctttttttaatttaagattttatttatttactcatgagagacacaaagagagagacagaggcagaaggagaaggaggttccctgtggggagcctgatgtggaactcaatcccaggaccccgggatcacgccctgagctgaaggcagacgctcaaccactgagccacccgggtgtccctgacAGCTAGGGTCTTAATTGATCCTTGTTACTTctgcatttcacagatggggaaactgagcttCAGAGCACAAGTGGTCTTGCTCTGCCTGAGGCTCCCTGAGCCAGGTCTCTGTGACTCCAGAATCCCTGACCCTTTGTCCAGAAATGACTGTCATTAGCAGCTCTGCCTGAGTCACCCCCTCTCTCCCAAAATGGCCTCTCTGGGGGCTTCTCCACAGCCCTGACTCTACCCAGCAGGGGAACCTGCTTGGGAGCAAGCACCATGGAACCCTGTGCAGTTCTGTCATTAATTCAccatgtgactttgagcaagggTCTGTCCCTCCCAGCCTTCATTTTCTGtggttttgaaataaataaataaacttttgctTTAAACATAGCAAAATTATGTCAACATCCTGAAACTCCACTAAAAtgagaatgggtaaataaaatggaCACAAAGCCACAAAGACAGAACAAAGGGAAAGAAGACAACAGCAAGCAGGAGGCTCCAAAGCAGGTGGCCACATGGTAATAAACTTAGCAGACTATAAAAAGTTGAGCCCAAGTGCCTACATGGTGGGGAGAGATGTGgtgtgaggggaggagggaaagggatgGGGAGAAGCCTCACAACCCCAGAGAACACTTGAGAACTAGAAGCATCGAGAACCTCTGAAAGCAGGGCAAGGAGTGAAACCCCAAAATGAGGGATGGATGgttgtgagtcttttttttttttttaagagagagagagcacgcgtgcACATGTGTAAGttaggggcaggaggcaggggcagagggaaacggagagagagaatcccaagcagtctccacGCTCAATGAAGAGTtcaactcaggactcgatcccacgaccttgagatcatgagctgagctgaaatcaagagtacaACGTTTAACCAACCAAACTACCCCGGCGCCCTGGTCATGAGTCTTTAAAATGACCAGCTGAGGCCCCAGATCCCCTCTGCCACCTGGAGACCACTGTCACCACccttccaccctccaccccaccccaacatAAAGGTCATTCCCTGGAGACAGTGCCTGATAGAGAATCCGAGGGGAAGGATGGGATGCCATCCAGGCTTAGAAAAATGAAGCCATACCCCTTCCCCACTTCCACCTCCAGTCAGCTTCCCAAAGCCTAAGGCAGCCAGGGGATGATGCTCTATGGCAGCAGAAAATTCTTCTCTAAAGAACTGGCTGTTCCAAGAAAGGTATCCtctagggcagtcccggtggtgcagcggtttggcgccgcctgcagcctggggtgtgatcctggagacctgggatcgagttctgcatcgggctccctgcatggagcctgcttctctctctctgtctctatgaatgaatgaatgaatgaatgaatgaataaataaataaataaataaataaataaataaataaataaataaataaaaggtagcCTCTAGTTATGGATGTTTTGGTATTCCTTAATGAAATGGCCAGGACTAAACTTAGGTTAAAGCTTTACCAGTCATCAGCCCTGATAAGCAGTTGTGCCTTAGCGCTACTCCCCCCAGTTGTTGGCTGGACAGCAGGACCAGGATATATCCTGTCAGAAGGcagtggaaaaaaagaagctTCCAGGATGGAGGCCTCATCAAATAATAGGAGAAGGAGGAGATGCTGCAGATTAATTGGGTgaagtggggatgcctggatggctcagtggttgagcatctgcctttggctcagggcgtgatcccgaggttctaggatcaagtcctgcattgggctccctgcatggagcctgcttctccctctgcctgtgtctctgcctattctcacaaataaatgaataaactctttaaaaaaaaaatgggtgaagtGTACACAAAATCTTCGTGTACTGTTTTTTTAAACCTTCTGTGAATTTATCattgttttcaaaagtaaaagTTCAAAGTACAGTCCAATAGATTACCATTTCACTATGAAAAATTACAACACAGATAGTAACATAAAAGGGAGCAAAGTATATCCATTGCACAGAAAGCACAAGTTGAACATAACACACAGAATATAATCACATGTACGGAAATTTATGCTGATATACGTGTTGAAGGCTAGGAGGGTATCTGGAAGAATGGTTGCCAAAATGTTGATAAGGTTATGTGGAGAaggattactttcttttttaggttttccATATAGTtcgaaatttttttaaagattttatttatttatttgagaaagagagagcacaagcagggggagcaacagagggggagagagaagcaggatccccactgtgcagggagctcgatgtggggcttgatcccaggaccctgtgatcatgacctgagctgaagacagacatttaatTGCTTAATCAGCTGAGTCATCTAGGCACCCCACAGTTTGAATTTTCTACAACAAACACGTATTACATTCACAAGGTAattgaaaacagtttttttttgaaaacaagtttttaatgcttagaatttttttaatgttccaaaTGACTagcattatggaaaaaaatagtggtggcatattttttatgaaaaaaaaaaaacatgttgcaAAGCAATGTAATCCAATCCTCGCAATAGTCACATTTCTTATATATGCAAGATCTGAAATATGAGGTCACTTCTGGGTGGTGAGATTCTGGGCCTACTTGTTTTAGGTGCCTTATTTCCTAATATTACCCCATATATTATAGTTATAtgcttctcaatttttctttactcttctcatagtggtttttgtttcttaagtagactccaggcccagcatggagcccagcacaggactTGAATTCAcagccctgaaatcaagaccgAGCTaggatcaagaatcagatgcttgaccaactgagccacccaggggcccctactcTTCagatagtttaaaattttacatctttCAAATCTAAACAATAAATAAGTCCACAAAGGCATAAAAATCGCAAAGTATCCCTCCCTCCTGTGTCACCCAACCACTCCCTTCCCAGCTAGTCACC from Canis lupus dingo isolate Sandy chromosome 2, ASM325472v2, whole genome shotgun sequence includes the following:
- the ADGRG5 gene encoding adhesion G-protein coupled receptor G5 isoform X2 — encoded protein: MDPWGVFFLCLCFMTAQSETMEASQEPLHWMKKLERMVRSRSSISLPGLIRDLECSLLNASFGGSNLTLQTPNIQALIFKLGCNFAGLSLNSTTMKRVPQAWVPHAMQFPAELTQDACRTRPRELRLICIYFFTDHFFQNTNSSLLNNYVLGAQLGRGHVNNLRDPVNISFWHNRSLEGYTATCVFWKEGASKDYWGAWSSEGCRTEQPSPSQVLCRCNHLSYFAVLMQLSPAPIPEELLAPLTYISLVGCSISMVASLLTLLLHFQARQQGDSITRIHMNLHASVLLLNVTFLLSPSLALPSTSETAACKALAAIMHFALLSCLTWMAIEGFNLYLLLGRVYNIYIHRYLLKLCAVGWGVPALLVLLLLVTQHSVYGPHTIPLSNSQGNDTAFRNVSICWVRDPWVHNILVMGYGGLTSVFNLVVLVWALRLLHQLRAREEVQSPRACRDSVTVLGLTMLLGTTWALAFFSFGVFLLPQLFLFTTFNSLYGFFLFLWFCSQRYHAEAEAEAEMEAFSSSQTMK
- the ADGRG5 gene encoding adhesion G-protein coupled receptor G5 isoform X1, encoding MDPWGVFFLCLCFMTAQSETMEASQEPLHWMKKLERMVRSRSSISLPGLIRDLECSLLNASFGGSNLTLQTPNIQALIFKLGCNFAGLSLNSTTMKRVPQAWVPHAMQFPAELTQDACRTRPRELRLICIYFFTDHFFQNTNSSLLNNYVLGAQLGRGHVNNLRDPVNISFWHNRSLEGYTATCVFWKEGASKDYWGAWSSEGCRTEQPSPSQVLCRCNHLSYFAVLMQLSPAPIPEELLAPLTYISLVGCSISMVASLLTLLLHFQARQQGDSITRIHMNLHASVLLLNVTFLLSPSLALPSTSETAACKALAAIMHFALLSCLTWMAIEGFNLYLLLGRVYNIYIHRYLLKLCAVGWVATAMRAARHPCQCSPLLSAPLFLSPILPPTPHLLHLQHLHHHHFQHFHHHLVYLQHHHRLYCHLHRNSNTIINATTTSNFYLQLHHHHHHHLHHHHHPHLHHNLCATFMGVPALLVLLLLVTQHSVYGPHTIPLSNSQGNDTAFRNVSICWVRDPWVHNILVMGYGGLTSVFNLVVLVWALRLLHQLRAREEVQSPRACRDSVTVLGLTMLLGTTWALAFFSFGVFLLPQLFLFTTFNSLYGFFLFLWFCSQRYHAEAEAEAEMEAFSSSQTMK
- the ADGRG5 gene encoding adhesion G-protein coupled receptor G5 isoform X3, translated to MDPWGVFFLCLCFMTAQSETMEASQEPLHWMKKLERMVRSRSSISLPGLIRDLECSLLNASFGGSNLTLQTPNIQALIFKLGCNFAGLSLNSTTMKRVPQAWVPHAMQFPAELTQDACRTRPRELRLICIYFFTDHFFQNTNSSLLNNYVLGAQLGRGHVNNLRDPVNISFWHNRSLEGYTATCVFWKEGASKDYWGAWSSEGCRTEQPSPSQVLCRCNHLSYFAVLMQLSPAPIPEELLAPLTYISLVGCSISMVASLLTLLLHFQARQQGDSITRIHMNLHASVLLLNVTFLLSPSLALPSTSETAACKALAAIMHFALLSCLTWMAIEGFNLYLLLGRVYNIYIHRYLLKLCAVGWDAGCGTPGCTTSWSWATVASRLFSTWWCWSGRCGCCTSCGPGRRCRAPAPAGTASPCWASPCCWAPPGPWLSSPSVSSCCPSSSSSPPSTHSTVSSSSCGFAPRGTTRRRRPRLRWRRSAPPRP